Within the Leptogranulimonas caecicola genome, the region TACCGGTAGGTAATAAGTCTGGTTAGTATATGTAATATTTATTAATAGGGATAGGGAAGCGGGCATTCATGGTCATTGAGGCATCACAGGCTGCTCATGCACCAGAACTGGATTATTTTCTCTCTCTTACCGACCACGAGTTGCGCAGGAGAAGAGAGGCAGAAAATGGCATCTTCATTGCAGAGAGTTCAAAAGTAGTGAAGTCTGCTTTAGATGCAGGTATAACGCCTTTGGCATTTCTTGTGGAAGATCGAAGATTAGAATCTATCGCTTCTCTTTTGGCACAAATTGATGATGAAGTGCCAGTTTTTTCTATGCCTCGTGACCAAATAAGTCAACTTGTAGGCTATCCCCATAATCGTGGGGTGCTTTGCGCTATGGAGAGGCCCGCTCCCCAGGATCCACGTATAATCTTAAATGACTCCTCCTTGGTGGCGGTTATCGAGGATGTGACTGATACCACCAATGTGGGCGCGATTTTTCGATCAGCTGCTGCTTTGGGTGTAGATGCAGTCTTCATCACGCCACGTTGTGCCGATCCACTTTCCAGGCGCTGTGTGCGAGTTTCAATGGGTGCGGTATTTGATATACCTTGGGCTCGCTTTGAAGACTGGCCTGAACAAGGCATAGAGCTCTTCCATGAAACCGGTTTTGAAGTACTTGCCTGCGCACTTTCAGATGACTCTTGGAGTCTCGACGATCCTCGCGTGCACGAGATTGAACGGGTGGCGTTGCTGTTTGGAACCGAAGGCGATGGGCTGAAAGAGACCACTATTGCCCAGGCGGATCATGTAGTACGAATACCCATGGCTCATGGGGTGGATTCGCTCAATGTGGCCGCTGCTTCTGCAGTGTTCTTCTGGGAATTGGCTTCGAAGAGGCGACACAAGTGAATGACGGTTTGTGGGCGTTTTCAACAGTCGCTCGACCATTGAACGATGTTCTCTAATAAATGTGGTTATATAGGCAAACGCCTGTTCCACAGAGAGGGAACCACGAGGCGGTTTTTTCTGTAGCCTGCGTCCTTGAAGGAGGCAACATCAGGCATGGATAATAAGAAGAAGCGTCAATCAATGATGCTCTATATCATTATCGCGCTTATTGTCTTCGCGATATTGCGAGCCTTTGTGTATCCGTCAGTGATACCTAACACGGTCAAAGAGACTGACTATTCCACTTTTATCTCGATGGTGGATGATAACAAAGTAAATAAAGTGCAGCTTAATACAGAGACCGGGTCTATCGTCTTTGTAAGCGGCGAGGGCGATAACGCGCAAACCTACCGCACCAATCGATTCCCCGGTGACGATACGCTGGTCGAGCGCTTGGAAAAGCACAATGTTGAGTTTGCTGCAGAGATTCCGGACGGCAATGACAACTTCTGGCTTGCTTTGCTGCTTTACGGCTTTCCCTTCATTCTTATCCTCTTGGGAGGCTGGGCTCTCAACCGTCAAATGAAAAAAGCCATGGGTGACGATGGCCCCTCGATGTCTTTTGGTGGCGGCGGACTTGGCAATTTTGGCAAGTCCGGCGCAAAGGTGGTTGCCGAGAAAGAGACGGGAGTCACCTTTAAGGATGTTGCAGGTCAAGATGAAGCTAAAGAATCATTGGCTGAGTTGGTGAGCTTTCTCGAGAAGCCTCAGCGCTATGAGGCTATTGGCGCAAAGCTTCCACGCGGCGCTTTGCTCGTAGGCCCTCCGGGCACAGGTAAAACCCTTTTGGCTAAAGCTGTGGCTGGAGAGGCAAAGGTGCCCTTCTTCTCCATCTCTGGTTCTGAATTTGTCGAGATGTTTGTTGGTCGCGGCGCTGCCAAGGTACGCGACCTCTTCAAGCAGGCAAATGAGAAGGCGCCTTGTATCGTCTTCATCGACGAGATCGATACAGTGGGCAAACGCCGTGATGCCGGTTTGTCCACCAACGATGAGCGCGAGCAGACGCTCAATCAGCTGCTCACCGAGATGGATGGCTTCGACAATCACAAGGGCATTGTGGTTATTGGCGCAACCAACCGCCCTGATACCCTGGATCCAGCCCTTTTGCGCCCTGGTCGTTTTGACCGCCGCGTGCCGGTGGAGCTTCCTGATCTTGCTGGCCGTAAGGCGATTTTGGCTCTTCATGCTAATGACGTGAAGATGACTGGCGATATCGATCTTGATGTAATTGCGAGGGCCACCCCTGGCGCCTCTGGCGCAGATCTTTCGAACATCATCAACGAAGCAGCTCTTCGTGCGGTTCGTATGGGGCGCAACCGTGTGACCCAAGAAGACATTCAAGAGTCTGTTGAAGTTGTCATTGCAGGCGAAAAGCGCAAGTCTACCGTGCTTTCCGAGCGTGAAAAAAAGATCGTGGCGTACCACGAGATTGGCCATGCAATGGTGGCAGCAGCTCAAAAAGGATCGGCTCCTGTTTCGAAGATCACTATCGTTCCGCGCACTTCCGGCGCATTGGGCTACACCATGCAAGTAGAAGACGACGAACATTATTTGGTCACAAAAGAAGAGGCAATGGAGCAGATTGCGGTAATGTGCGGTGGCCGTTCTGCAGAAGAGCTGATCTTCAAACAGATTACTACCGGCGCTTCAAATGATATCGAGCGTGCTACTAAGCTGGCACGCAACATGGTTACGCAATATGGCATGAGCGATAAGTTTGGCATGGTAGCGTTGGGGCAGGTGCAAAATCGCTATCTATCTGGGGACGCTTCGCTTACATGCTCAGAGGGCACTGCCCAAGAAATTGACGAGGAGGTCATGCACATTGTTGAGGAGGCTCACCAAAACGCCCTCAAGATTCTGCGCGAGAATCTCTTCAAGCTCCATGAGCTCGCACGCTATCTGCAGGTCAAGGAGACCATCACTGGTGAGGAGTTTATGAATATCTTTACCCGTGATAATGACTATATGCCTAAACCTGATGCTCAATAAGAACGCCGTAATAATCTAAGGCAAGCAAGGCGCCAGTACCATTTCCCTAAAGGAAATGGTACTGGCGCCATTCTGATAATAATTGAGCATTCGATAACTCTAAGTTAGCAATGCTGGCGAGTTAGCGCTTGGCCCGCTCTTTAAGAAGGCCGTGATTGTAAGAGTCTAGGAGTGCGCGCAACTCGAGTATGCGCTGACGAATGGTTTCTCCTGTATCAGAGTCTTCTACGAGCAGAGGATGCTCGGCAACTTCAAATCGATCGGTGTCGCTCATGATGTCAGCATTGAGATCAAGCACATTACCAATGGAGGTAAAAGCACGATGTGCCTTGATGCGAAGGCCGCTTTTATCGGCAATAAGGGTATAGCCCGCGATGCCCGTAGTCTTGTGGTAAGCCTTACAAAAACCGCCATCGATTACAATGTGATAACCACCCGAACGAACAGGGTTTTCACCGCTAGAAGCCTTTACTGGAGTATGGCCATTGATAATATGGCCTCGCTTGGGATCGGCACCAAATTCCCGTAGGACTTGTTTGCATACGGTGGGAGAAGAGATGAGATTCCAATATTCATCTCTGGGTTCGTGCCAACAAGATTCATCGGCTACAAGACTGCGCTCAAAGGTTTTGGTTATGCGACCGCAGAGCGGGGAGTGAAAGCCACAGTACAGATAGTACATAAGATCGAGCGACTCTTGGGAGGGATCCATCCAGGCCTGGCGCGCTTCGCGGTCAAGCCAGTCAAATAGGTCTCGGCCGGCGAGGCCATGGCCTCGGAGTACAAATCGAGGGAACAAGTCGTCTTCTGTCATGGGGACGCACCCATGGAAAAGCACGTTATTGTTGCAGACCTTATACATGCCACCATGCTCGTAGAGAAAGCCTATGTGAGCATGGAGCCTGTCGCTGGCTTCAAAGGCACTCGCCAGAGATTCGATCACCGCTTCCTCTTCTAATGTGAGCTGGCAAACATCCTCGCCTTGGAGTGTGGGAAGGTCGCAGGTGACTAATGGCACATCGCCTTCGGGAAGATGGACGCAGTCTTCCTCGATATCCACCAAAGGTAAAAGCAGGCGGTCGCCCATCTCAAAATCGGGATTTCGCCTAATGAGTTGGGCTTCGAGCTTGAACAAAATGATGTCGATGGCCTTTTCCATAGGGGAGAGCACATCGCCGTCTAAGTAGGTACGTTCTGCGAAAAGCGCCAGCTCGCGAAGGGAGATGCCATAGGCACTCTCAAGAATCTCCAGGTTGCCATAGCGAAGATTGTTTCTTACCACGGCAGCCTGGCAGACACGGGAGCCACAGGCAGCCCCCATCCATACTATGTCGTGATTTCCCCATTGAATATCGACACCGGCATAGTCCATGAGGCGATCGAGGATTTTGTCGGCATGGGGGCCGCGATCAAAAAGGTCGCCCACAATATGGAGTCGGTCGACTGCGAGACGTTTGATGAGAGAAGCTAAAGATTCCACGAAGTCAGGGCCACTGCCTGTATCGACAATAGTGTCGATAATGCGCTCATGGTAATGGGTTCGGGCATCGGGTTGGTCGATTTGGTCGCGAAGAAGCTCGTCGATGATATAGGCATAAGATACCGGCATGGCTTTGCGTACTTTGGATTGCGTGTAGGCAGAAGCAAAGTGCTTTGCTACACGCAAAAGACGCATAAGATGGGTACGCCACCAGCTAAGATCGATGATTCCAGCCTCGAACTCTTTCACCATCTTTTTGTCAGGATAATAGATGAGCGTGCAAAGGTCGTCTTGATCTGCTTGGCTTAGCTCACCTGCAAACTCATGGCGAACTCCTTCGCGAATGACGCCGGAACAGTTGTTAAGAATATGCTCAAAAGCGGCGTATTCGCCATGAACATCGCTCATGAAATGCTCGGTGGCTTTGGGAAGACCTAAAATAGCTTCGAGGTTGATAATCTCGGTAAACACTGCTTGGCGTGTGGGGAACTGCTCTGAGAGAAGCTCGAGACATCTGATCTCTGGATCTGTGGGGGTTTCGCGCATAACCATCTCCAAAAGCACCAGCTAAAAGCATTCCTATATATCAATATACTCTAGGAAAGAAGTGCCTGAAAAAGCCCCCTAGGTCTCTCCACATCTTGGATCGTCATGGGATAAAGGCGAAAATCGAGTAGGCCGTAGACTGCCTGAAACACTTGTTTTATAACTGGGTGCTATTATCTTGTGCGCCTATGCATATCTAATAAAGCAAGGGAGCCGCCCGATGGCCAATCAATACAAGAAGACCACCAATCTGCCCAAGACTGGCTTTCCCATGCGTGCGGGTCTCGCTTCCTCGGAGCCTCGCCGTTTGGCGAAGTGGGAAGAGAACGATGTCTACGAGCTTGCACGCTCGCAAAATGAAGGTCATGAGACTTTCGTTTTGCATGATGGCCCTCCCTATGCAAATGGTCCTATTCACCTTGGTCATGCTCTAAATAAAATAATAAAGGACTTCATCAATCGCTACCAAATCATGCAAGGTCGTCAGATTGCCTATGTGCCTGGCTGGGACTGCCATGGTCAGCCTATCGAGCATAAGGTAGAAGAGCACCTGGGCACTAAGAAGTTCAATGAAACCGATCCCTACGATATCCGCCAGCTGTGTCGGCGATTCGCGGTAGAGAATATTGACCTTCAGAAAGCCGGATTCCGCCGCTTGGGTGTGCTTGGTGATTGGGCACATCCCTATCTCACGCTTTCCAATACTCATGATGCAGCTGATATCGAGGTGTTCAAAAAGATCTGGGATAGTGGCGCCATCTATCGCGGACGCAAGCCTGTTCATTGGTGCACCCATTGCCATACTGCCCTTGCCGAGGCGGAGATCGAGTATGCCGATGTAACAGGCCCCTCCATTTATGTGGGCTATGCCATGAAGGAGCGCCCCGAAGGACTCGAGTCCATCGAAGAGCCTCTCTATGTGATGATTTGGACCACCACTCCTTGGACTCTTCCTGCAAACGCTGCTGTGGCCATGAAGCCCGAAGCTATCTATACCGCTATTAAGCATGATGGGAAAGCTTATATTGTCCTTGCTGATCTTGCTCAGAAGGTCTGCGAGGTTGCAGGCTGGGACCTCGATTATGTAGAGGTGGACGGCAAGCCCTGGCAGGCAGTCTCTAATGAACTTGAAGGTCTTACCTATACTCAGCCCATCTTTGACGACATCACCTGCAAAGTGATCTTGGCAGATTATGTGGGCACAGAGGACGGTACGGGTGTCGTCCATATTGCTCCCGGCCATGGTGCTGATGACTTTTATGTAGGTGTCGAGAACGACGTGCCCATCATCATGCCGGTTGACGATGACGGTCGCTTCTATCAGGGGGATACCTATGGCACAGGTGGCCCTTGGAGCGGCATGGAAGTCACTGAGGCCAATCCCAAAATCATCCAATGGCTTGATGAGCGGGGCGTGCTTGTGCATGCGGGCAAGATCACTCACAGCTATCCACATTGCTGGCGCTGCAAGAACCCCGTGATCTTCCGCGCTACCGAGCAGTGGTTTGTCTCCATGGACGACACCCATCTACGCGACAACGCCTTGGACGCCATTGAGCATGATGTGCGCTGGTACCCTGCTCATTCGGCCAAGCGTATCTATTCGATGATCGAAGGCCGTCCTGATTGGTGCATCTCCCGCCAACGTGTCTGGGGTGTGCCTATCCCTGCTTTCACCTGCGCAGACTGCGGCGCCACTGTAATGAATGATGCGACCTTGGATGCCGTGATAAGGCTCTTTAATGAGAAGGGCTCTGACGCTTGGTTTATGGAAGACCCCTCTGAGTACCTGGGCGATGCGGACGTATGCCCCGAATGTGGAGGCCACCACCTTAAGGCCAACAAGGACATCTTGGATGTCTGGTGGGACTCGGGCGTCTCGCATACTGCTGTGCTTCAAAGTCGTTCAGAGCTGCGCTTCCCCGCAGATCTCTACGTCGAAGGATCTGACCAGCATCGAGGCTGGTTCCAAAGCTCGCTGCTCACCTCTATGGGCGCCTATGGGTGCCCCCCATTCAAAGGTGTGCTCACCAATGGTTTTACTTTGGATGGCCAAGGACGCAAGATGAGCAAGTCGCTGGGCAATACCATCGATCCCGGCGAGGTATGCGACTCTCTGGGTGCAGAGATTGTGCGTCTGTGGGTGGCATCCATCGACGCCACTACCGACATGCCTTGCGACAAGCAGATCCTCGAGCGTGTCTCTGATGCGTATCGTCGCTTCCGCAATACCTTCCGCTTCCTGTTGGGCGAGCTTGAAGGTCAATTCGATCCGGCTGTCGATGGAATTCCGTTCAACGAGCTTACTGCCTACGATCGCATGACATTGGCTCGTTTGGCCCAGGTACACCAAAAGGTGAGCGATGCCTATGCAGACTATCGCTTTAACCTTGTGTATCGCACGCTCTATGACTACGTGATCACCGAGCTCTCCAATGGCTACCTCAACGCCACCAAGGATCGCATGTACTGTGATGCTGCAGATTCTGTTACCCGTCGCAGTTGTCAAACCGTTTGGTACGAGATTCTTTCCATGCTCCTGCGCGACCTACAGCCCATCTTGGCCTATACCACCGACGAAGTACTCGAGTATGTTCCTGTCGCCATGCGTGAGGGCAAGGACTTCGCAGCATTGCTGTCATGGTATGAGGCTCCCACGCTTGACCAAGATGAGACGTTGCTAGCCGCCTATAATGCCCTGCTTGAGGTGCGCTCTGCCTACACCAAAGCCTATGAGGAGGCGTTGGCATCTGAGGTGATTACCGAGAAGACCACCCAAGCCACCAAGGCCCATGTGGTGCTTCCCCAAGACGATCCGGCGATGAAGTCGCTCTACGAGGTCATGGGTGGAGATCTTGCCGAGCCTTTGGTCTGCTCTCAGGTTCAGGTGTCCTTTGGCCCCGAGCTCAGCGTGACCGTTGAGCCTGCGGCTGGCGAAAAATGCCCTCGTTGCTGGAACTGGCGTGAACTTGGTGAGGATGGCCTATGCGATCGTTGCCATGAAGCCCTCGATGCTGAGCAGGGAGAAGAATAGGTGAAACATGCTCGCTCCATGGCCATCTGGTCTATTACTGCACTGCTTTGTGTGGTGGTAGATCAGGTGGTCAAGGCCTGGGCCTTAGCTAATCTTGTCCCCGGAAAACCTGTGACCTTCATCCCTCATGTGATGGATCTCCTGCTGGTGAAAAATACAGGAGCTGCCTTCTCTTTAGGGGAGGGAGCAGGCTGGCTCTTTATTGCCATAGCCCTCGCAGTAGTAGTTGGCATTGGCTATGAGATCTGGAAGCATCCCTCAACTCCCACATACCTTCTTGTCATCGGTGGCGTGGTAGCCGGTGGTGGTCTTGGCAATCTAATTGATCGTGTGGCCCATGGCTGGGTATGCGACTTTTTTGCTACCACTTTTATGGACTTCGCCATTTTCAATATGGCAGATATCTTTGTATGCTGCGGCATTGGTGCGGGGCTTGTTGCCCTTTGGCATTGGGACTCTCTGCAAGAGAAGGCAGCCAGAGCCAAAGACGCTGCTGCCGCGCGCTCTGTCAAGCTGGGAGATACATCCGTAGGCGCTGCTGATAGGCTGCGCAACTCCGCTAAGAAAGGCCGCTAGCCATGGCGGTGCTTACAGAGTTGGTCGACGATAAAGCCCATAACATGCGTTTGGATACGTTCCTTGCAAGTCTTGAGGGAGCTCCAAGTCGCTCAGCCTGCGCCAAAATCATCGAAGAGGGACATGTGACCATTAATGGCACCCCTGCTTCCTCCAAGTCTGAGCGCGTGCAAATGGGGGATTATGTACAGGCCGAGTTACCTGACCCTCAAAGCGTAAATCCAATACTTACGCCAAACCCCATTCCTTTGGATATTCGCTTTGAGGATGACCGTTTACTTGTACTTTCCAAACAGGCCGGCCTAGTATGTCATCCTAGCCCGGGCCATATAGACGACACTTTGGCAAACGCGCTTGTGGCGCACTGTGGCCCTGAGCATGTAGGGCTTTTGCAGGGAGAGGATCGTCCTGGCATTGTGCACCGTTTAGACAGAGACACCTCTGGTCTTATGGTGGCTGCAAAAGATGATGAGATCCAAAAGGAATTGCAAGATCTTATCCGCATGCGCACTCTCGATAGGCGCTATGTCACTTTGGTCCAGGGCTATATAGCTCCTGATAGCGGTATCATTGATGCAAATATTACCCGGTCGACGAGGGACCGTACGCGTCAAATGGCTACTGAGGATCCTGCTGCTCGTGGCGCCATCACTACCTTCGCCACTCTTGAGCGCTTTGAAGCCGGCCCAAAAGACGATGGCTATACCTTGGTAGAGTGTCACCTCTATACAGGCCGCACGCATCAGATACGCGTGCATATGGCTCATATACATCATCCAGTAGTGGGCGATCCTCTCTATGGTTTGGGTGATCTTAAAAAGAACCTAGGGCTTACTCGACAATTCCTTCATTCTTGGCATATAGAGTTCGAACATCCAGCGACTCATCAGTTGATTTCTCTGGCAGACACCCTTCCGGAAGATCTCTCACAGGTCCTGGAATCTCTCGAAGATAGGTCAATGGGACAGACTGAGGCAGGGGAGCGCATCGTTTCCCAATTATTCAGTCAAGCCTCTCATTCGGCTTCTTGAGGCAATGAGGGGTCAGGACTTCATTCTTTGAAGCCAACTGCGCCACATAGGAAAGAGGTAATCGTGGATTTTGCCCGTATAGGATTCACTCCCATAGTGATCTTTAACTTCATTACCTTGGTATTCTTTAGCGTGGCTTTCTTCTATCAGATCATCTACTTTTTTGTGGGTTTAAAGCAGGGAGAAGTGAAGCTCCCTGATGCAAAAAAGAACCATCGTTTTGCCTTCATGATTGCCGCGCATAACGAGGAAGTAGTTATAGGACAGCTAGTAAAATCCATTCAAGACCAAAATTATCCTTCTGAGCTTATCGATATCTATGTGGTTGCGGATGCCTGCACAGATGAGACGGCGCGGGTGGCCAGAGAGGCCGGCGCTTTTGTCTACGAGAGAAATGATCTGGCGCGTCGTGGCAAAAGTTGGGCGCTAGACTTGGGCTTTAACAACGTGCTCGATGAGAAGGGCGAGGATTACTATGACGCCTTTATTATCTTCGATGCAGACAACCTCCTGTCTCGCGACTACGTGCGCATCATGAACAAAGTGGTAGACATGGGTTATTTGGCAGCCACGAGCTACCGCAATTCCAAAAACTTTGATTCTTCTTGGATCAGCTCAGCCTATGGTATCTGGTTCATCCGCGAGGCGCGCTTCTTGAACAATGCTCGCATGATTTGCGGTGTGAGCTGCGCCATCTCTGGATCGGGTTGGATGGTGTCGAACAAGATTATCCGCTCTATGCGTGGCTGGGCATTCCACACCCTTACGGAAGATATCCAGTTTTCTACCTTTTGCGCTGCCAATGGCATCCGCATTGGCTATGCCCCTGCAGAGTTTTATGACGAGCAACCTGTGACCTTCGCTGCATCTTGGACACAGCGTCTTCGATGGTCAAAGGGCTTCTATCAGGTATTTTTCTCATACTGCAAAGAACTGCTTCACGGTATAGGTATAGGGCGGTTCTCAAGCTACGACATGTTCATGACGGTAGCTCCGGCAACGATCCTCACAGTCCTTTCCGTCATGATCAATGGCACTTATCTCATTGCAGGGTCATTAAGCCACGGTTTTTTGGCCACAGACGTTGAGATATCTATGTGCTTAGGCTCAATTGCAA harbors:
- a CDS encoding TrmH family RNA methyltransferase encodes the protein MVIEASQAAHAPELDYFLSLTDHELRRRREAENGIFIAESSKVVKSALDAGITPLAFLVEDRRLESIASLLAQIDDEVPVFSMPRDQISQLVGYPHNRGVLCAMERPAPQDPRIILNDSSLVAVIEDVTDTTNVGAIFRSAAALGVDAVFITPRCADPLSRRCVRVSMGAVFDIPWARFEDWPEQGIELFHETGFEVLACALSDDSWSLDDPRVHEIERVALLFGTEGDGLKETTIAQADHVVRIPMAHGVDSLNVAAASAVFFWELASKRRHK
- the ftsH gene encoding ATP-dependent zinc metalloprotease FtsH, which encodes MDNKKKRQSMMLYIIIALIVFAILRAFVYPSVIPNTVKETDYSTFISMVDDNKVNKVQLNTETGSIVFVSGEGDNAQTYRTNRFPGDDTLVERLEKHNVEFAAEIPDGNDNFWLALLLYGFPFILILLGGWALNRQMKKAMGDDGPSMSFGGGGLGNFGKSGAKVVAEKETGVTFKDVAGQDEAKESLAELVSFLEKPQRYEAIGAKLPRGALLVGPPGTGKTLLAKAVAGEAKVPFFSISGSEFVEMFVGRGAAKVRDLFKQANEKAPCIVFIDEIDTVGKRRDAGLSTNDEREQTLNQLLTEMDGFDNHKGIVVIGATNRPDTLDPALLRPGRFDRRVPVELPDLAGRKAILALHANDVKMTGDIDLDVIARATPGASGADLSNIINEAALRAVRMGRNRVTQEDIQESVEVVIAGEKRKSTVLSEREKKIVAYHEIGHAMVAAAQKGSAPVSKITIVPRTSGALGYTMQVEDDEHYLVTKEEAMEQIAVMCGGRSAEELIFKQITTGASNDIERATKLARNMVTQYGMSDKFGMVALGQVQNRYLSGDASLTCSEGTAQEIDEEVMHIVEEAHQNALKILRENLFKLHELARYLQVKETITGEEFMNIFTRDNDYMPKPDAQ
- a CDS encoding fructose-1,6-bisphosphatase; this translates as MRETPTDPEIRCLELLSEQFPTRQAVFTEIINLEAILGLPKATEHFMSDVHGEYAAFEHILNNCSGVIREGVRHEFAGELSQADQDDLCTLIYYPDKKMVKEFEAGIIDLSWWRTHLMRLLRVAKHFASAYTQSKVRKAMPVSYAYIIDELLRDQIDQPDARTHYHERIIDTIVDTGSGPDFVESLASLIKRLAVDRLHIVGDLFDRGPHADKILDRLMDYAGVDIQWGNHDIVWMGAACGSRVCQAAVVRNNLRYGNLEILESAYGISLRELALFAERTYLDGDVLSPMEKAIDIILFKLEAQLIRRNPDFEMGDRLLLPLVDIEEDCVHLPEGDVPLVTCDLPTLQGEDVCQLTLEEEAVIESLASAFEASDRLHAHIGFLYEHGGMYKVCNNNVLFHGCVPMTEDDLFPRFVLRGHGLAGRDLFDWLDREARQAWMDPSQESLDLMYYLYCGFHSPLCGRITKTFERSLVADESCWHEPRDEYWNLISSPTVCKQVLREFGADPKRGHIINGHTPVKASSGENPVRSGGYHIVIDGGFCKAYHKTTGIAGYTLIADKSGLRIKAHRAFTSIGNVLDLNADIMSDTDRFEVAEHPLLVEDSDTGETIRQRILELRALLDSYNHGLLKERAKR
- the ileS gene encoding isoleucine--tRNA ligase, giving the protein MANQYKKTTNLPKTGFPMRAGLASSEPRRLAKWEENDVYELARSQNEGHETFVLHDGPPYANGPIHLGHALNKIIKDFINRYQIMQGRQIAYVPGWDCHGQPIEHKVEEHLGTKKFNETDPYDIRQLCRRFAVENIDLQKAGFRRLGVLGDWAHPYLTLSNTHDAADIEVFKKIWDSGAIYRGRKPVHWCTHCHTALAEAEIEYADVTGPSIYVGYAMKERPEGLESIEEPLYVMIWTTTPWTLPANAAVAMKPEAIYTAIKHDGKAYIVLADLAQKVCEVAGWDLDYVEVDGKPWQAVSNELEGLTYTQPIFDDITCKVILADYVGTEDGTGVVHIAPGHGADDFYVGVENDVPIIMPVDDDGRFYQGDTYGTGGPWSGMEVTEANPKIIQWLDERGVLVHAGKITHSYPHCWRCKNPVIFRATEQWFVSMDDTHLRDNALDAIEHDVRWYPAHSAKRIYSMIEGRPDWCISRQRVWGVPIPAFTCADCGATVMNDATLDAVIRLFNEKGSDAWFMEDPSEYLGDADVCPECGGHHLKANKDILDVWWDSGVSHTAVLQSRSELRFPADLYVEGSDQHRGWFQSSLLTSMGAYGCPPFKGVLTNGFTLDGQGRKMSKSLGNTIDPGEVCDSLGAEIVRLWVASIDATTDMPCDKQILERVSDAYRRFRNTFRFLLGELEGQFDPAVDGIPFNELTAYDRMTLARLAQVHQKVSDAYADYRFNLVYRTLYDYVITELSNGYLNATKDRMYCDAADSVTRRSCQTVWYEILSMLLRDLQPILAYTTDEVLEYVPVAMREGKDFAALLSWYEAPTLDQDETLLAAYNALLEVRSAYTKAYEEALASEVITEKTTQATKAHVVLPQDDPAMKSLYEVMGGDLAEPLVCSQVQVSFGPELSVTVEPAAGEKCPRCWNWRELGEDGLCDRCHEALDAEQGEE
- the lspA gene encoding signal peptidase II — encoded protein: MKHARSMAIWSITALLCVVVDQVVKAWALANLVPGKPVTFIPHVMDLLLVKNTGAAFSLGEGAGWLFIAIALAVVVGIGYEIWKHPSTPTYLLVIGGVVAGGGLGNLIDRVAHGWVCDFFATTFMDFAIFNMADIFVCCGIGAGLVALWHWDSLQEKAARAKDAAAARSVKLGDTSVGAADRLRNSAKKGR
- a CDS encoding RluA family pseudouridine synthase, which codes for MAVLTELVDDKAHNMRLDTFLASLEGAPSRSACAKIIEEGHVTINGTPASSKSERVQMGDYVQAELPDPQSVNPILTPNPIPLDIRFEDDRLLVLSKQAGLVCHPSPGHIDDTLANALVAHCGPEHVGLLQGEDRPGIVHRLDRDTSGLMVAAKDDEIQKELQDLIRMRTLDRRYVTLVQGYIAPDSGIIDANITRSTRDRTRQMATEDPAARGAITTFATLERFEAGPKDDGYTLVECHLYTGRTHQIRVHMAHIHHPVVGDPLYGLGDLKKNLGLTRQFLHSWHIEFEHPATHQLISLADTLPEDLSQVLESLEDRSMGQTEAGERIVSQLFSQASHSAS
- a CDS encoding glycosyltransferase family 2 protein; its protein translation is MDFARIGFTPIVIFNFITLVFFSVAFFYQIIYFFVGLKQGEVKLPDAKKNHRFAFMIAAHNEEVVIGQLVKSIQDQNYPSELIDIYVVADACTDETARVAREAGAFVYERNDLARRGKSWALDLGFNNVLDEKGEDYYDAFIIFDADNLLSRDYVRIMNKVVDMGYLAATSYRNSKNFDSSWISSAYGIWFIREARFLNNARMICGVSCAISGSGWMVSNKIIRSMRGWAFHTLTEDIQFSTFCAANGIRIGYAPAEFYDEQPVTFAASWTQRLRWSKGFYQVFFSYCKELLHGIGIGRFSSYDMFMTVAPATILTVLSVMINGTYLIAGSLSHGFLATDVEISMCLGSIAMAFISAYFTFFVAVLLTTIFERSHIHSTKRWRIIANIFTFPLFMLTYIPINLVALFKKVEWVPTKHEFAMSVDQITSE